One genomic window of Cinclus cinclus chromosome 6, bCinCin1.1, whole genome shotgun sequence includes the following:
- the CGRRF1 gene encoding cell growth regulator with RING finger domain protein 1 isoform X2 encodes MRQVKNPFGLEIHNPATASVTRGVTLTPDCLEDCVLTCYWGCNVQKLHEALQKHVYCFRIKTPQALEDALYNEYLYKQQHFIKKNDKAEKYCQLPEDAQVVDFGPVPRARYPLVALLTLADEEDREIYDIIAMVAVIHLPDESYRLSCRILYQYLLLAQGQYHDLKQLFMSANSPAPSSSDTFPGESSTDRGLLEKAGLAGDEPELQEENSKDCVVCQNGPVNWVLLPCRHTCLCDGCIKYFQQCPMCRQFVQESFPLCSKKEQDEDESTHVLQDVLPGRVF; translated from the exons GGGGTGTGACACTGACACCAGACTGCCTGGAGGATTGTGTCCTTACCTGCTACTGGGGCTGCAATGTCCAGAAACTCCACGAAGCACTGCAGAAACACGTCTACTGCTTCAGGATAAAGACTCCTCAGGCATTAGAGGATGCTCTCTACAACGAATACCTCTACAAACAACAGCACTT cattaaaaaaaatgacaagGCAGAGAAATATTGTCAGTTACCAGAAGATGCTCAAGTTGTGGATTTTGGCCCCGTGCCTAGAGCTCGCTATCCCTTGGTAGCATTGCTGACGTTAGCAGATGAAGAGGACAGAGAAATATATGATATT ATTGCAATGGTGGCTGTAATTCACCTTCCTGATGAAAGCTACAGACTTTCCTGCCGAATTTTGTATCAGTATCTCCTCCTAGCTCAAGGTCAATACCATGACCTGAAG CAACTCTTCATGTCTGCAAATAGTCCTGCACCCTCCTCCAGCGATACCTTCCCTGGtgagagcagcactgacagagggctgctggaaaaggctgggctggctggagatGAACCAGAATTgcaggaagaaaacagcaaagacTGTGTTGTTTGCCAGAATGGCCCCGTGAactgggtgctcctgccctgcagacaCACGTGCCTTTGTGATGGCTGCATCAAGTATTTCCAGCAGTGCCCAATGTGCAGGCAGTTCGTGCAGGAGTCTTTTCCACTTTGCAGCAAAAAGGAGCAAGATGAGGATGAATCGACCCATGTCTTGCAAGATGTTCTTCCTGGAAGAGTTTTTTAA